GACGTGCCCACCGGGTGCCCGAGCCGCAGCCGCCCGCCGTCGTCGCCGTCGCCGAACGCGATCCACAGGCTGTGGACAGTGCGGCGGCGGGCCAGGCGTTCCTCGCGGTGTCCACCGTCGAGGAACTGCTCAAGAGCTGGAACGGCGGCGGCCCCGCCATACTGCGGGCCGGCGGCCTCAGTGTCCGCGAACTGAAGAAGACCGCCACCACGCTGGACGTGCCGGAACCCGTCGCCGCGTTCTGGATCGAACTCGCCTACGCGGCCGGGCTGCTGGCCTCCGACGGCGAAGCGGACGAACGGTACGCGCCGACTCCCGCGTACGACGACTGGTCGGAACTGTCCGCCCAGGACCGCTGGGTGGAGCTCGCCTCCGCCTGGCTCGCGGCCACCCGCACCTCGGGCCTGGTCGGCGGCCAGGACGCCAAGGGCCGCGCCCTGTCCACCCTCGGCCCCGAACTCGACCGATCCGCCGCGCCCGAGGTCCGCCACCGGGTCCTGGCCCTCCTCGCCGCCCTGCCGCCCGGCACCGCCCCCGACCCGGAGTCCCTGCTCGCCCGGCTCCGCTGGGAACGCCCGCTGCGCGGCGCCTCCGCGTCCGCCGGGGACACCACCGACCTGCGGTCCCGGATCGCCCTGTGGACGCTGAACGAGTCGGAGCTCCTCGGCATCACGGGCCGCGGCGCCCTCGCCTCGCAGACCCGCGCCCTGCTCTCCGGCGGGCCCGCCGAGGCCGCCGCCCAGCTCGCCCCGCTCATCCCGGAACCCCTGGACCACGTCCTGCTCCAGGCCGACCTGACGGCCGTCGCCCCCGGTCCGCTGGAACGCCCCCTCGCGGACATGCTCGGCGCCCTCGCGGACATCGAGTCGAAGGGCGGCGCGACGGTCTACCGCTTCACGCCCGGCTCCGTACGCCGCGCCCTGGACGCCGGGCAGTCCGCCGCCGACCTGCACGCCTTCCTCGCCGCTCACAGCCGTACGCCGGTGCCTCAGCCGCTCAGCTACCTCATCGACGACGTGGCCCGCCGCCACGGCCACCTGCGGATCGGCGCCGCCTCCGCGTACGTACGCTGCGACGACGAGGCCGTCCTCAACGAGATCCTCGCCGACAAGCGCTCCGCGACCCTGCGGCTGCGCCGCCTCGCCCCGACGGCCCTGGCCGCCCAGGTCGACCCGGCGTCCCTCCTCGACGGCCTGCGCGAGATGGGGTACGCGCCCGCCGCGGAGTCCGCCGACGGCGACGTCCTGATCACCCGCGCCGGTGCCGTCCGCACGCCGCCCCGCACGGCCCCCGTCCCCGTACCCGAGGGCCCGCCGGTGCCCGACCCCACGCTGCTGGGCGCGGCGGTCCGGGCGATCCGGGCCGGGGACACGGCGGCGACGGTCGTCCACAAGGAAACGGGCCCCTCCGCGCCCGCCGGCACCCTTCCCCGTACGACCTCCGCGGAGACCCTGGTCACCGTCCAGGCCGCTGCGATGACGGGCTCCGCGATCTGGATCGGCTACGTCAACGCGGACGGCGCGGCCAGCCAGCGCGTGATCGCCCCGGTCCGCGTGGAAGGCGGCTACGTGACGGGGTACGACCACACGGCGGACGAGGTCCGCACGTATCCCCTGCACCGGATCACGGGCGTGGCGGAACTGGCGGACGACCAGACGTCGTGACGGCCCCTGGGGTGCGGGGTTCCGTCCTCAATTGCCGGACGGGCTTGTGTGCGGGTCCCCCGCGGGCTCGCCTCTGCCCGGTGGGTGGGGGTGGGGGCCCTCCGGGGAGACTCCTCAAAAATGGCGTGTGCACCCGACAACGAACAGATACCCGGGTCGTACGCCATTTTCTGCGGGGACTCCCCTGCACGCCCCCACCCTGCATCGTGTGCGTCTGAACACCGGCTCCGAGACTGCCGCAGACGCAGGGCGGCCGGGTCCGGGGCCGTGCAGGGGAGTCCCCGCAGGACGACGAACATCGACCCGGGTCGTTCGCGTACCCGCGGAACGTTCGTCGTCTGAGGAGACGCCCCGGAGGGGCCCCGGACCCCCACCCACCGGG
This genomic interval from Streptomyces sp. NBC_00464 contains the following:
- a CDS encoding helicase C-terminal domain-containing protein, coding for MGMTTPPRTLAEALRARDDESLAGLLRARPDLLTPVPGDITQLATRAGTRASVVRALEHLDRFALQTAEALAVAPDPAPYDILLGLLTGDGRDDGEHRDDAGAAIVAALPGALATLREQALVWGENDRLRLVRTARELLSPSPQHPSPTGLGPTVAEATAGMSPGRLQEILSEAGLPATYDPVSAVSALSALFTDRTRMGELLDTAPVEALSVLDRLVWGPPYGEVTPNPTPPVKWLRDRGLLLPVSTRTVVLPREAALHLRAGRAHRVPEPQPPAVVAVAERDPQAVDSAAAGQAFLAVSTVEELLKSWNGGGPAILRAGGLSVRELKKTATTLDVPEPVAAFWIELAYAAGLLASDGEADERYAPTPAYDDWSELSAQDRWVELASAWLAATRTSGLVGGQDAKGRALSTLGPELDRSAAPEVRHRVLALLAALPPGTAPDPESLLARLRWERPLRGASASAGDTTDLRSRIALWTLNESELLGITGRGALASQTRALLSGGPAEAAAQLAPLIPEPLDHVLLQADLTAVAPGPLERPLADMLGALADIESKGGATVYRFTPGSVRRALDAGQSAADLHAFLAAHSRTPVPQPLSYLIDDVARRHGHLRIGAASAYVRCDDEAVLNEILADKRSATLRLRRLAPTALAAQVDPASLLDGLREMGYAPAAESADGDVLITRAGAVRTPPRTAPVPVPEGPPVPDPTLLGAAVRAIRAGDTAATVVHKETGPSAPAGTLPRTTSAETLVTVQAAAMTGSAIWIGYVNADGAASQRVIAPVRVEGGYVTGYDHTADEVRTYPLHRITGVAELADDQTS